One window of Chloroflexus aggregans DSM 9485 genomic DNA carries:
- a CDS encoding monovalent cation:proton antiporter family protein → MQALLYLAGFAVICLASHRIGEWFSRLRLPYITGYLFTGVLVGSFGLQLLPSNIGDSLRFIDQIALAVIAFVAGSELFYKDLLNRLRSILWSLGLIIVVALSLIGGSLFWLLDLIPFTQGLTIGDKIAVALLGGTILLALSPPSTIAVIKELRARGPATRLILGITIAMDVAIIVIFAISSSFAVALVEQRGVNLVFLALLLLDLVLSGVLGGATGWLLQQVLGQRWSRWLKLALIIALGYAIFAGAAWLKVFSAANWPIKLVIEPLLVALIGGFLITNFSPYRDEFAELLHDIGPVVYVAFFTITGLGLKLDILLTALIFAAVLFVVRALALGLGSNLGLWLAGEPVRFRRLLWLGLITQAGIALGLAREASLLLPGLGEAFATLIIAVIVLNEIAGPLTLRFALQRLGEANLPEPGIREDVRDVLILGIEQQSIALARQLSSRGWRVRVADTDLDHVRRLAAEDVDERHIPEVSLETLRSLIDHSTDAVVALLSNDEDNLRACQIALEKFGVPRLIVRLNRQDLREEFRELGAIIVDPATAMVNLLEQAVRAPQSLSLLLHTDPVYDVVQMTVTNRDVDGRLVRDLRLPADVLLLEISRDGQAIVPHGYTRLRWGDEITVVGKPESLREVSLRIG, encoded by the coding sequence TTGCAAGCGTTACTCTATCTCGCCGGTTTTGCTGTTATCTGTTTGGCTTCGCATCGGATCGGTGAATGGTTTTCACGCCTGCGCTTACCGTATATCACCGGTTATCTCTTTACCGGTGTGTTGGTCGGTTCATTCGGTTTGCAACTGTTACCCTCGAATATCGGCGATTCGCTACGGTTTATCGACCAAATCGCGCTGGCGGTGATCGCGTTTGTGGCCGGGAGCGAGTTGTTTTACAAGGATTTGCTCAATCGCTTGCGGTCGATCTTGTGGTCACTCGGGTTGATCATCGTGGTTGCTCTGAGCTTGATCGGAGGATCGCTTTTCTGGCTGCTTGATCTGATCCCGTTTACCCAAGGTTTGACTATCGGTGACAAAATTGCCGTCGCACTGTTAGGTGGGACGATCCTACTAGCCCTATCGCCACCCTCGACCATCGCAGTGATTAAAGAGCTGCGTGCCCGTGGTCCGGCAACGCGCTTGATCTTGGGGATAACGATTGCGATGGACGTTGCGATTATCGTCATCTTTGCCATTAGTTCGTCGTTTGCAGTAGCGTTGGTCGAGCAGCGTGGCGTGAATTTGGTGTTTCTGGCTCTCTTGCTCCTCGATCTGGTACTGTCAGGGGTGCTGGGGGGCGCTACCGGTTGGTTATTACAACAGGTGTTAGGTCAGCGTTGGTCGCGCTGGCTGAAACTGGCGCTGATCATCGCCCTTGGTTATGCCATCTTTGCCGGTGCGGCGTGGTTGAAAGTCTTTTCCGCAGCGAACTGGCCGATCAAGCTGGTGATCGAACCGTTACTGGTTGCGTTAATCGGTGGTTTTCTGATCACCAATTTCTCGCCTTACCGTGATGAGTTTGCCGAATTGTTGCACGACATTGGCCCGGTCGTGTATGTGGCGTTTTTCACCATCACCGGTCTTGGTCTAAAGCTCGATATTTTACTCACAGCGCTAATCTTCGCGGCTGTGTTGTTTGTGGTGCGGGCACTGGCCCTTGGGCTGGGGAGTAATCTCGGTTTGTGGCTCGCCGGTGAACCGGTTCGGTTTCGGCGCTTGCTCTGGCTGGGCCTCATCACCCAAGCCGGGATCGCGCTCGGTCTGGCCCGCGAGGCGTCGCTCCTGTTGCCGGGATTAGGTGAAGCCTTTGCCACGTTGATTATTGCGGTGATTGTGCTCAATGAGATTGCCGGTCCGTTGACGTTACGGTTTGCGTTGCAACGGTTGGGAGAGGCCAACTTGCCCGAACCGGGTATTCGCGAAGATGTGCGTGATGTACTGATCCTTGGGATTGAACAGCAATCGATCGCGCTGGCCCGCCAACTGAGTTCGCGCGGTTGGCGAGTGCGTGTCGCCGATACCGACCTCGATCACGTGCGCCGATTGGCCGCCGAAGATGTTGATGAACGTCACATCCCGGAAGTCAGTCTAGAAACGTTGCGTAGCCTGATTGACCACTCGACCGATGCTGTAGTAGCATTGTTGTCAAATGATGAAGACAATCTGCGTGCCTGCCAAATCGCACTCGAGAAATTTGGAGTGCCGCGGCTGATTGTGCGGTTGAACCGGCAAGACCTGCGTGAAGAGTTTCGCGAGTTGGGTGCGATCATCGTCGATCCGGCTACTGCGATGGTGAATCTGCTCGAGCAAGCCGTGCGCGCACCGCAATCGCTGTCGCTGTTGTTGCACACCGACCCGGTTTACGATGTGGTGCAGATGACCGTCACCAATCGTGATGTCGACGGGCGGCTGGTGCGCGATTTACGTTTGCCCGCCGACGTCCTCTTGCTCGAGATTAGTCGGGACGGTCAGGCGATTGTTCCGCACGGCTACACACGCTTGCGCTGGGGCGATGAGATTACCGTCGTCGGTAAACCTGAGAGTTTGCGGGAAGTGAGTTTGCGGATTGGGTGA
- a CDS encoding nitroreductase family protein, whose translation MDFFTLVQTRRTVRVFRPDPPPRAAIEQILTAASWAPSPHGRQPWRFVVVEAAERKQALAAAMGAAWRYHLTLDGHDPATVEARLQRSRERVLNAPIIIIPCLYLNDLDTYPDPERQAAETTMAIQSLGCAVQNMLLAAFALGLAAGWMCAPLFAPDAVRTALHIADDLHPQALIPIGYLAQEPKRRPRRSLAELVVQWQ comes from the coding sequence ATGGATTTCTTCACGCTTGTTCAAACCCGGCGCACGGTGCGCGTATTCCGACCCGATCCGCCGCCCCGAGCGGCGATTGAACAGATTCTAACCGCGGCGAGCTGGGCGCCGTCGCCGCACGGTCGTCAGCCGTGGCGATTTGTCGTGGTTGAGGCTGCTGAGCGTAAGCAGGCATTGGCCGCTGCAATGGGGGCAGCATGGCGTTACCATCTGACCCTCGATGGTCACGATCCGGCTACCGTTGAAGCACGTCTGCAACGCTCGCGGGAACGGGTTCTGAATGCACCGATCATTATCATTCCCTGTCTGTATCTGAACGATCTCGATACCTATCCCGATCCCGAACGGCAGGCCGCCGAAACGACGATGGCGATCCAGAGTCTGGGTTGTGCCGTGCAGAATATGCTCTTGGCGGCTTTTGCACTTGGTTTAGCAGCCGGTTGGATGTGCGCGCCGTTGTTTGCCCCTGATGCCGTGCGTACCGCACTGCATATAGCCGACGACCTGCATCCACAAGCCTTGATCCCAATTGGGTATCTGGCCCAAGAGCCGAAACGGCGACCGCGCCGTAGTCTTGCCGAGTTGGTCGTGCAGTGGCAGTAG
- the cofE gene encoding coenzyme F420-0:L-glutamate ligase yields MQGEIRILPLRGIGEVRPGDDLAAILATAIDAVGGLLSGDVLVVTQKIVSKAEGRLVDPATIEPSPFAHQIARSAKKDAHYQEVVLRESKRIVKMANGVLITETHHGFVCANSGVDESNVDGGRRLALLPVDPDASAAALRTALATRYDYAPAVIITDTFGRPWREGQVNVAIGVAGMEPLHDFAGIADPYGYTMQATLIAVADELAAAAELVMGKIDRVPAALVRGFAYRPSETATARRLIRDPRFDLFR; encoded by the coding sequence ATGCAGGGTGAAATCCGGATTCTACCCCTTCGTGGTATCGGCGAGGTGCGGCCGGGTGATGATCTGGCGGCTATCCTCGCCACCGCTATCGATGCCGTTGGTGGCTTGCTTAGCGGTGATGTGCTGGTTGTGACCCAAAAGATCGTCTCAAAGGCCGAAGGTCGTTTGGTCGATCCGGCAACGATTGAGCCGTCGCCGTTCGCACACCAGATTGCCCGTTCCGCCAAGAAAGATGCTCACTATCAAGAGGTGGTCTTGCGCGAGAGTAAGCGGATCGTCAAGATGGCGAACGGCGTACTCATTACCGAAACCCACCACGGCTTCGTGTGCGCCAACAGCGGCGTTGATGAGTCGAACGTTGATGGCGGGAGGCGGTTGGCGTTGCTGCCGGTTGATCCTGACGCCAGCGCTGCTGCGTTGCGCACCGCGTTGGCTACCCGCTACGATTATGCGCCGGCGGTGATTATCACCGACACCTTTGGCCGGCCATGGCGTGAGGGGCAGGTCAATGTGGCGATTGGTGTGGCCGGTATGGAGCCACTACACGATTTTGCCGGTATTGCCGATCCCTACGGCTATACGATGCAGGCCACCCTGATCGCCGTTGCCGATGAATTGGCCGCTGCCGCCGAGTTGGTGATGGGGAAGATTGATCGTGTGCCGGCGGCGCTGGTTCGCGGTTTTGCCTATCGTCCCAGCGAGACGGCTACTGCTCGGCGATTGATCCGTGATCCACGCTTCGATCTGTTCCGTTAG
- the mtnP gene encoding S-methyl-5'-thioadenosine phosphorylase: MSSAMIGVIGGSGLYAMPDLKNPEEVRLTTPFGDPSDAFVIGELEGRRVAFLPRHGRGHRLNPSEVPARANIYAFKLLGVRALISVSAVGSLREDYAPGHAVIPDQIFDRTKGIRPATFFEGGVVAHVAFDRPFCPNLSNILLHAAQAAGATVHHGGTLVVMEGPQFSTKAESEENRRRGHSLIGMTALPEAKLAREAEIAYATLAMVTDYDVWHPEHDAVTADQVIKVLSANVALSQQIVRLAVAQIDENFTSPAHDALRHAIVTHPDYIPPAVKERLAPIAGRYWS; encoded by the coding sequence ATGAGCAGCGCAATGATCGGTGTGATCGGCGGCAGCGGGCTGTACGCAATGCCTGATCTCAAAAACCCGGAAGAGGTGCGCCTCACGACGCCGTTTGGCGATCCGAGCGATGCGTTTGTCATTGGTGAGTTGGAAGGCCGGCGGGTAGCGTTTTTGCCCCGGCACGGGCGAGGTCATCGCCTCAATCCGAGCGAAGTGCCGGCGCGGGCCAATATCTATGCCTTTAAGCTGTTGGGCGTGCGGGCGCTGATCTCGGTCAGCGCGGTCGGTTCGCTGCGTGAGGACTACGCTCCCGGTCACGCCGTTATTCCCGACCAGATTTTCGATCGTACTAAAGGCATCCGTCCCGCCACCTTCTTTGAAGGTGGGGTCGTGGCTCATGTGGCATTTGACCGGCCCTTCTGCCCCAATCTGAGCAATATTCTCTTGCACGCGGCTCAAGCCGCCGGGGCGACGGTTCATCACGGGGGGACGCTGGTGGTGATGGAGGGGCCGCAGTTTTCGACCAAGGCCGAGAGTGAAGAGAATCGGCGGCGCGGCCACAGCCTGATCGGTATGACGGCGCTGCCCGAAGCGAAGTTGGCGCGCGAGGCCGAGATTGCTTATGCGACCCTGGCGATGGTTACCGATTACGATGTCTGGCACCCGGAACACGATGCAGTTACCGCCGATCAGGTGATCAAGGTGCTGAGTGCGAATGTGGCCCTCTCCCAGCAAATCGTGCGGTTGGCCGTGGCTCAGATCGATGAAAACTTTACCAGTCCGGCCCACGATGCGTTGCGTCATGCAATCGTCACCCATCCCGATTACATTCCGCCTGCCGTCAAAGAGCGGTTAGCGCCGATTGCCGGCCGCTATTGGTCGTGA
- a CDS encoding BTAD domain-containing putative transcriptional regulator has product MAREKTVLLPAKVAPPRPHRYRLVRPAVTARLREAFDYRVTLVQAGAGYSKTTALAELATSMAPVCWYTIGEDDRDPVTFLTYLTAACAPVLPQGVPDVLAMLHARPADRTVWTHVLDELLNALAGVPPKPTLLILDDYHFVTVSAEIRALTERLITYAPPWFSLLIATRYPIVSGELVRWRARGEVLELNREALAFTRDEIAALFTEVFGIVLSDTDIDLLSHQTEGWPIALQLVWQGLRSRQVRSVAEVLADSPTSLAALFDFLASDVLARQPPEIAAFLRDTAPLRVLTAAACDAVRQAHDSSELLAQVRDRDLFIVELGDEHYRYHHLFHDFLRQQIRHDPDIAERHRRAARHYTAIGAAEEAIHHWFAAGEGSIAADAIESAGEEVLRNGRLDTLADWIDALPAEIIAARPRLQCYLGDLYRLRARFDEARRWYVQAEATSRQRGDRAELARALYGLAQVYIDQVQPSQAESVLQEALRVSEGLEDHLARARVLELLAENKLNMGQPAEAEALQHQAQQLRAASPAADLLSARVKLRTGQLAAARALLQAWRDHERIVTARGVTPAPRGHREAVLVLALIAAFEGDPEQALAFATEGVQVGFERNSQFITSVAYARIGHAWLLKSATEGIAARAHALDYYRQALAEGMALGVERLRVEPLWGMTRLYGLAGDLAAAESAAADGQAFCRWAGDLWLGAMIQIQRGVSHLLVGEVERALELLVTARADLRACSDRFGQAVTALWLALGYHELRQEVAAIAAIVEALELSATHGYDYLFTRPTFLGLIDPRRALPILLAARSRGHHREYIDRLLSILGLRGLDVHPGYQLRVQTLGGFRVWRGDHEIEAREWQRDKARQLFQALIIHRDRWLQRDELVEMLWPHLAPETAIRDFKVALSTLYRVLEPIRTDAPSAFIVRDGSAYRLRPNADLWLDCAEFRTGCTTGLRLLDHGRIAEGIHHLHTALQLYQGDFLPDTLYESWAMTERERLRTMFVRSADRLAQFLAEQGRDDDLIALSERILVSDPCWERAYRFLMLAYARRGNRATALRMFQRCRETLARELDVEPAPETIAFAERLRHGDPILPPVTDL; this is encoded by the coding sequence ATGGCGCGTGAAAAGACAGTGTTGTTACCTGCGAAAGTCGCACCACCGCGACCACACCGCTACCGACTGGTCCGTCCGGCGGTGACGGCGCGACTCCGCGAGGCGTTTGATTACCGGGTAACCCTGGTACAGGCCGGGGCCGGCTATAGCAAAACGACAGCACTGGCCGAGTTAGCGACAAGCATGGCGCCGGTGTGTTGGTATACCATCGGCGAAGATGATCGTGATCCGGTCACATTTCTTACCTACTTGACGGCAGCATGTGCGCCGGTGCTGCCGCAAGGTGTTCCCGACGTACTGGCGATGCTGCATGCCCGGCCCGCCGACCGCACGGTATGGACGCACGTGCTCGACGAGTTGCTGAATGCGCTGGCCGGTGTTCCACCCAAACCCACCCTTCTTATTCTCGATGACTACCATTTTGTCACCGTTTCTGCGGAGATTCGAGCCTTAACCGAACGGTTAATTACCTATGCACCGCCGTGGTTCAGTTTGTTGATCGCCACCCGTTACCCGATTGTCAGCGGCGAGTTGGTACGCTGGCGTGCGCGCGGTGAGGTGCTCGAATTAAACCGCGAAGCTTTGGCCTTTACCCGCGACGAAATAGCTGCGCTCTTCACCGAGGTTTTTGGCATCGTGCTGAGCGACACCGACATCGATCTACTCAGTCACCAGACCGAAGGATGGCCCATCGCACTGCAACTGGTCTGGCAGGGACTACGTAGTAGGCAGGTGCGGAGCGTGGCCGAGGTATTGGCAGACAGCCCAACGTCTTTGGCGGCACTGTTTGACTTTTTGGCGTCGGATGTACTGGCTCGACAGCCACCAGAGATTGCTGCCTTCTTACGGGACACAGCCCCGTTGCGGGTCTTAACAGCGGCAGCGTGTGACGCGGTACGACAAGCCCATGATAGTTCCGAGCTACTCGCTCAGGTGCGTGATCGCGATCTCTTTATCGTCGAGCTAGGCGACGAGCACTACCGCTATCATCACCTCTTCCACGACTTTTTGCGTCAGCAGATTCGGCACGACCCCGATATAGCGGAGCGACACCGCCGAGCAGCGCGGCATTATACCGCTATCGGTGCTGCAGAAGAAGCGATCCATCATTGGTTTGCCGCCGGTGAAGGCAGCATCGCCGCCGATGCGATTGAAAGCGCCGGCGAAGAGGTGTTGCGCAATGGCCGGCTTGACACGTTAGCCGATTGGATTGACGCCCTCCCGGCTGAGATCATCGCCGCGCGGCCCCGGCTGCAATGCTACCTCGGTGATCTGTATCGGTTACGCGCTCGCTTTGATGAAGCACGGCGCTGGTACGTCCAAGCCGAAGCGACGAGTCGGCAGCGCGGTGATCGGGCGGAATTGGCCCGCGCCTTATACGGACTGGCGCAGGTTTATATCGATCAAGTGCAGCCATCCCAAGCCGAGAGTGTGCTGCAAGAGGCGCTACGGGTGAGCGAAGGGCTAGAAGATCATCTGGCCCGCGCCCGCGTACTGGAGTTGCTGGCCGAAAACAAGCTGAATATGGGCCAGCCGGCTGAAGCGGAAGCCTTGCAGCACCAGGCTCAACAGTTGCGTGCGGCCAGCCCTGCCGCCGATTTACTGAGCGCACGGGTTAAGCTGCGTACCGGCCAGCTTGCCGCAGCACGTGCCTTACTACAGGCGTGGCGCGATCATGAACGAATTGTGACGGCACGCGGTGTAACTCCGGCCCCACGCGGGCACCGTGAAGCAGTGTTGGTACTGGCATTGATCGCCGCATTTGAGGGCGATCCTGAACAAGCCTTGGCCTTTGCTACCGAAGGGGTGCAGGTCGGGTTTGAACGTAACTCTCAGTTCATCACCTCGGTCGCATATGCGCGAATTGGTCATGCGTGGTTGTTAAAGAGTGCAACCGAGGGCATCGCAGCACGAGCGCACGCGCTCGATTATTACCGGCAAGCCTTAGCCGAAGGTATGGCATTGGGAGTAGAACGCTTGCGGGTAGAACCACTCTGGGGGATGACCCGTCTCTACGGCCTGGCCGGAGATCTGGCCGCTGCCGAGAGCGCTGCCGCCGATGGCCAAGCGTTTTGCCGCTGGGCCGGTGATCTCTGGTTGGGCGCAATGATCCAGATTCAACGTGGGGTGAGTCATTTGCTGGTCGGTGAGGTGGAGCGGGCGCTAGAGCTGTTGGTGACGGCACGTGCCGATTTACGCGCTTGTAGCGACCGATTTGGTCAGGCAGTAACAGCGCTCTGGCTGGCGTTGGGGTATCACGAGTTGCGACAAGAGGTAGCAGCAATCGCTGCAATCGTCGAGGCCCTTGAGTTAAGTGCAACGCATGGCTACGACTATCTGTTTACACGACCTACGTTTCTTGGCTTGATCGATCCACGCCGAGCATTGCCGATCTTGTTAGCGGCACGTTCGCGTGGTCATCATCGCGAATACATCGATCGGTTATTATCGATCCTTGGCCTACGCGGCCTCGACGTACATCCCGGCTACCAGTTACGGGTCCAGACGCTCGGTGGCTTTCGCGTGTGGCGTGGCGATCACGAGATCGAGGCGCGCGAATGGCAGCGCGACAAAGCCCGCCAACTCTTTCAAGCCCTAATTATCCATCGCGACCGGTGGTTGCAACGTGACGAATTGGTCGAAATGCTGTGGCCACACCTTGCGCCAGAGACGGCCATCCGCGATTTTAAAGTGGCGCTCAGCACGCTTTACCGCGTCTTAGAGCCGATCCGCACCGATGCCCCCTCGGCGTTCATTGTGCGTGATGGCAGTGCGTACCGCCTGCGTCCAAACGCCGACCTCTGGCTCGACTGTGCCGAGTTTCGTACCGGTTGCACGACCGGTCTCCGTCTCCTCGATCACGGGCGCATCGCTGAAGGCATCCACCACCTGCACACTGCGCTCCAATTGTACCAGGGTGATTTCTTACCCGACACCCTCTACGAAAGTTGGGCCATGACCGAACGGGAACGATTACGCACTATGTTCGTGCGTAGCGCAGACCGTCTGGCCCAGTTTCTGGCCGAGCAAGGTCGCGACGACGACCTGATTGCGCTATCCGAACGTATTCTCGTCTCCGATCCGTGCTGGGAACGGGCCTACCGCTTTCTGATGCTGGCCTACGCTCGGCGCGGGAACCGCGCCACGGCCCTGCGGATGTTCCAACGTTGCCGTGAAACGCTCGCCCGTGAGCTAGACGTCGAACCGGCGCCGGAGACCATCGCCTTTGCCGAGCGACTCCGTCACGGGGATCCTATCCTTCCCCCTGTTACCGATTTGTAA
- a CDS encoding acyl-CoA synthetase, with protein sequence MDVMNLGDWLGRRALLSPQTVALFDAQHDMRPITYGEWNATANRTAHLLRALGVERGDRVATLAQNCVDLLDLWFACGKIGAILQPLNWRLTPTELSDLIADGEPRVLAYGPEYTATTLLLRERATSVTHWLAIDGAAPALPHDPVITQRDAFPATYTPVELSWDDPWVICYTGGSTGTPKGAILTHRSIAANAVNTVMSWGLRPDDVAILNAPLFHTGGLNVFTAPLVQIGGASIVCRSFNVDQVFDLIDHGPATLFFGVPTMFIAMQQHPRWPTVDFRRMRIVISGGAPCPEPVFHTFWERGIDFKTGYGLTEAGPNTFWLPPELVRVKPGAVGYPLMFIDLRVVAADGRLCGPDEIGELQIRGPHVCAGYWRRPAETAAAFVDGWLRTGDLASFDTDGCYRIVGRLKDVIISGGENIYPAEVESVLAGHPAVAEVALVGMPDPHWGEVGWAAVVVRPDSDFSDQDLLAFAGTRLARYKLPKRIVILPELPKTGAGKIDKQGLKRMFQQGI encoded by the coding sequence ATGGACGTGATGAACCTTGGCGACTGGCTGGGCCGACGCGCACTGTTGTCACCACAGACGGTGGCGTTGTTCGATGCCCAACACGACATGCGCCCAATCACTTACGGCGAGTGGAATGCAACGGCGAATCGCACGGCGCACTTGTTACGAGCTTTAGGCGTCGAACGTGGTGATCGGGTAGCCACACTGGCTCAAAATTGTGTCGATCTCCTCGATCTCTGGTTTGCTTGCGGCAAAATTGGCGCCATCTTGCAACCACTCAACTGGCGACTGACCCCCACCGAGTTAAGCGACCTGATCGCCGACGGTGAGCCACGTGTCTTAGCCTACGGCCCTGAATACACCGCAACCACCCTTCTACTACGAGAACGGGCCACTTCCGTCACCCATTGGCTCGCCATCGACGGTGCTGCACCGGCGCTTCCGCACGATCCGGTCATAACCCAGCGTGATGCGTTTCCCGCTACCTATACCCCGGTTGAATTGAGCTGGGATGACCCGTGGGTCATTTGCTACACCGGCGGCAGCACCGGTACGCCGAAGGGTGCTATTCTCACCCATCGCAGCATTGCCGCTAATGCCGTCAATACGGTGATGAGTTGGGGACTACGACCCGACGATGTCGCTATTCTCAACGCACCGCTCTTCCACACCGGCGGCTTGAACGTCTTCACCGCACCACTCGTCCAAATCGGTGGAGCCTCGATTGTTTGCCGCAGCTTCAACGTCGATCAGGTCTTCGATCTGATCGATCACGGCCCGGCCACCCTCTTCTTTGGCGTACCGACGATGTTTATCGCTATGCAACAGCACCCACGCTGGCCGACGGTTGATTTTCGTCGTATGCGGATCGTGATCAGCGGTGGCGCCCCTTGTCCCGAACCGGTCTTCCACACCTTCTGGGAGCGCGGAATCGACTTTAAGACCGGCTACGGTCTGACCGAAGCCGGCCCCAACACCTTTTGGCTACCACCGGAGCTGGTGCGCGTCAAGCCGGGTGCGGTCGGCTACCCGCTGATGTTCATTGACCTGCGGGTCGTCGCGGCTGATGGCCGGCTCTGTGGTCCCGACGAGATCGGCGAATTACAGATTCGCGGCCCACACGTCTGTGCCGGCTATTGGCGACGCCCGGCCGAGACGGCGGCAGCTTTCGTCGATGGTTGGCTGCGCACCGGCGATCTGGCCAGCTTTGACACCGATGGATGTTATCGCATCGTTGGTCGGCTGAAAGACGTAATCATCTCCGGCGGTGAAAATATCTATCCTGCCGAAGTTGAGAGCGTCTTAGCCGGGCACCCGGCCGTCGCCGAAGTGGCACTGGTTGGCATGCCCGACCCGCACTGGGGCGAAGTGGGGTGGGCGGCAGTCGTGGTGCGCCCCGACAGCGACTTCTCTGACCAAGACCTGCTCGCGTTTGCCGGCACGCGACTGGCCCGCTACAAGCTGCCGAAACGGATTGTCATCCTTCCTGAATTACCCAAAACCGGAGCCGGCAAGATTGACAAACAAGGGTTGAAGCGGATGTTTCAACAAGGGATATAA
- a CDS encoding alpha/beta hydrolase → MSKIPTLPGITSTMVQTPRLQMHVLSSGPADGEPILFIHGNASSATFWEETMLALPSHFRAIAPDLRGYGETEDLLIDATRGCGDWVDDLLALLDTLGIERCHTVGHSLGGVVLFNLIAAAPQRIITATLAAPGSPYGFGGCKGLNGELCWPDGAGSGGGTVNQAFVERMAAGDTTEEAGPAAPRVVMNTYYWKPPFRPAREEALLASMLSEKVGPQRYPGDFKPSPNWPGVAPGVWGPINAISPLYVGDSVERFIAADPKPPILWIRGADDQIVSDMSLFDVGTLGQLGVLPDWPGAELHPPQPMIGQTRAVLERYAAAGGRFREVVFADCGHTPYIEKADDFNREFHAHVQQG, encoded by the coding sequence ATGAGCAAGATTCCCACCCTCCCCGGGATTACCTCGACGATGGTTCAGACGCCACGGCTGCAGATGCATGTCTTAAGCAGTGGTCCGGCCGATGGCGAGCCGATTCTCTTCATTCACGGCAATGCCTCGTCGGCCACTTTCTGGGAAGAGACGATGCTGGCTTTGCCAAGCCACTTTCGTGCCATTGCGCCTGACCTGCGCGGTTACGGCGAGACCGAAGACCTCTTGATCGACGCAACGCGCGGTTGTGGCGATTGGGTTGATGATCTGCTGGCCCTGCTCGACACGCTCGGCATTGAGCGTTGTCATACGGTTGGTCACTCGCTCGGCGGCGTGGTGCTGTTTAACCTGATCGCCGCCGCACCACAGCGCATCATCACTGCTACCCTCGCTGCACCGGGTTCACCCTACGGTTTTGGCGGCTGCAAAGGGTTAAACGGCGAACTCTGCTGGCCGGACGGGGCCGGATCGGGCGGTGGCACCGTGAATCAGGCGTTTGTCGAGCGGATGGCTGCCGGTGATACGACGGAAGAGGCCGGCCCGGCTGCGCCACGGGTGGTTATGAATACCTACTACTGGAAACCGCCCTTCCGACCAGCCCGTGAAGAGGCGCTGTTGGCCTCGATGCTGAGTGAGAAGGTCGGACCGCAGCGCTATCCCGGTGATTTCAAACCCTCGCCCAATTGGCCGGGTGTTGCGCCGGGCGTATGGGGACCAATTAACGCCATCTCACCCCTGTATGTCGGTGATTCGGTCGAACGTTTCATCGCCGCCGATCCCAAACCGCCTATTCTTTGGATACGTGGGGCCGATGATCAGATTGTAAGCGATATGTCGCTGTTCGATGTTGGTACGCTCGGTCAGCTTGGCGTATTGCCCGACTGGCCCGGTGCTGAGCTGCATCCACCGCAACCGATGATCGGCCAGACCCGTGCCGTCCTCGAGCGTTACGCGGCTGCCGGTGGCCGCTTCCGGGAAGTGGTCTTTGCCGATTGTGGTCACACACCATACATCGAAAAAGCTGACGATTTTAACCGCGAATTTCATGCGCATGTGCAGCAGGGCTAA
- a CDS encoding alpha/beta fold hydrolase, which translates to MPTVQVGDLSVHYLEAGSGEPVIFVHGNWASSGWWLRVLEQLPAGYRGLAPDLRGRGATQGPDNDYLMPSLAADLWHFADALQIERCHLVGHSLGAAVVLQAALDQPTRVATLAVLAPPWVDGMPDEVYQPDRQQLLKDNPDFFAQAIKAMAPTAPEDDLWRELVAIGHSQRLSAANGAINALRAWKPGDTLRNIGVPALVMGGELDPLVTTETVKRAAEALGVEAQIIAGVGHSANLEAPDRFLALLVPHWAKVRIEGGGA; encoded by the coding sequence ATGCCAACGGTACAGGTAGGTGATCTGAGCGTGCATTACCTTGAAGCCGGTAGTGGCGAACCGGTCATCTTTGTACACGGCAACTGGGCCAGCAGCGGCTGGTGGCTGCGGGTGCTCGAACAATTGCCCGCCGGCTACCGCGGTTTGGCCCCCGACCTGCGCGGACGCGGTGCCACGCAAGGTCCCGACAACGACTATCTGATGCCGTCGTTGGCCGCCGACCTCTGGCACTTTGCCGATGCATTGCAGATTGAGCGCTGCCATTTGGTCGGTCACTCGTTGGGGGCAGCAGTAGTCTTACAAGCGGCCCTCGACCAACCGACGCGAGTTGCCACGCTCGCCGTCCTTGCGCCGCCGTGGGTTGATGGAATGCCGGATGAGGTCTATCAACCGGATCGCCAGCAACTGCTAAAAGACAACCCCGATTTCTTTGCCCAAGCGATTAAGGCGATGGCGCCTACCGCGCCGGAAGATGACTTATGGCGCGAACTGGTTGCAATTGGGCACAGCCAGCGGCTCAGCGCGGCCAACGGCGCGATCAACGCTTTGCGTGCTTGGAAACCGGGCGATACGCTGCGCAACATTGGCGTACCGGCGCTGGTGATGGGTGGCGAACTTGATCCACTCGTCACCACGGAGACGGTTAAACGCGCCGCGGAAGCGTTAGGGGTTGAAGCCCAGATCATTGCCGGAGTGGGCCATTCGGCCAACCTCGAAGCGCCCGACCGGTTTCTGGCGCTGCTCGTACCGCACTGGGCTAAGGTGCGGATTGAAGGAGGAGGGGCATGA